The Lathyrus oleraceus cultivar Zhongwan6 chromosome 5, CAAS_Psat_ZW6_1.0, whole genome shotgun sequence genome includes the window TTAATAGGGCTTGAAATAGTTTGGGCTGCTAGGATTCCTATGCTAATTTCCTGCTTTGAAGTCTACTGATTATGAGCTTTGTTTTCACTTTCATGTTGTATTTTATTTCATGATGCAATTTATGATGTACCACCCTTAGAATTATTGGACTCGAACAATGCGGCTCTGGGCGCTGGTGCGATCTCTCGATGCATGAAACATCTCTAAGAAACAAAAAGGAAATCATAGTTGAAAACTTTGGTCATAACCGGCTCAACAATATGCTTCTCTAAAAAAACACTTTCACAGAAAGCTTTACTGAAGAAATTCTTTTGCATGATTACATCTAATAACTATATAATAATTTCTGTTCTCAGTTTTTTAAAATATGATTACAGGTTAAAGAAGTGATCAAACAATGTTATGAACTCGTAAACAGATTAGGAAGAGGAATTGTGTATCTGAGTTCTTCTAGAATGGGCTCCAGTCATTCTTCACATCATGTTCGAGCACAAGAATTGGGTAAAGAGGCAAGTAAATTCTTACAATAGCTTCCTGCATGTTTTCTTGGTTACATGTTAGTGAGTAACTAATAGCTCTAGCAACTTTTGAATTTATAGAAACGAAAAAAAACAAGTGCAGTTAGCATCTATGACTtatatatttataataaaaatacTAGTAATCTATGTGAAGATAAGTGTTCCAAGGTGTGGGGGAAAACAAAGCTTCATGAAGtaaaaaaatgaacatgaatttgtagatgatgtttgtttgtctaATAATATGGTGCAAAACCAAAATCATGGATGATGTTTAAAACTACTTTCTATTTTAGTTCTGAACTTATTTTAGAAAGTTCTGAAACTTTTTCCTCGCGGAATTCTGAACTGGTTaaaaaacttttcaaaattctGCATCAATAGATCTGTTCTGCGTCAAGATTTAAGGACGGTGGTTATAAAATTTCAACTTCATTTCTGATAGGTTTTGGTATTTATCCGTATGTTTCTGTTTCTCTTCTTTCTTTAATATATTTCTGATTTGTAAAGACAAAGTATAGTGCAGATGACCACTTGTTATTCTAACATTTTAATGTTTATATCAGTTTAAGTGGATGAATCTTTTATTTGTTTATCAAGTAATCAAAAGTTTATTCATTGTTTTGATTGTGATAACCTGCAAGCTGACTTATTTTTTGTATCAGGTGCCAATATACTATTAAAAAATCAAATTCCTTTGTTACTTCGTGCTGTAAGTTTCCTTATTCCTTTCTTCATGATAGAAGTTTCCTTATTATCTTGCTACTTCATGATAGAATTTGTCTTATTCCTTTCTTCATGATAGAAATTGCCTTATTCCCTTGTTACTTCATAATAGAATTTTCAATATTCCTTTCTTCATGATTGAAGTTACCTTGTTCCCTTTGTAATTTCATCATAGAAGTTGCATTATTCCCTTGTTATATCATAATAGAAATTGCGCAGACAAGGTCTCAAGCAAAACAAGTAGTCTTCGCATAACAAAAATAATCAGAGCTTAACTCAAATGGCGGAAATGGCGGTGTCTTTAGCTGTTGACCAACTACTTCCATTGTTAAGGAAAGAAGCCAATTTATTGAGGGGTATTCACAAGGAGTTTGCAGACATTAAAGATGAACTGGAAAGTATTCAAGCATTCCTTAAGGATGCTGATAAAAGAGCCGCAACAGCTGAAGGAGACAACACTAGTGAAGGAGTCAAAACTTGGGTGAAGCAGGTTAGGGAAGCATCTTTTCGCATTGAAGATATCATTGATGATTATATGATCCAGGTGGGACAGCAGCCTCCTCATCCTGGATGTGTAGCTTTGTTCCATAAGCTCAAAAGTATGATCCCCCGTCGTCGAATAGCGTCTGAGATTCAAGACGTTAAGTCATATATTCGTGGGATGAAGGAAAGAAGTGAAAAATATGGCTTCCAACGTACTTTAGAACAAAGATCAAGCAGTTCTAGAGAAGGCCGAAATTCCAAATGGCACGACCCTCGAGTGTCTGCTCTCTACATTGAAGAATCTGAAGTTGTGGGCTTTGAAGTGCCAAGGAAAAGATTGACTGATTGGATGGTAGAGGGAAGGGAAGAGCGCACTGTAGTTTCCGTGGTAGGAATGGGGGGGCAAGGAAAAACCACTCTTGCCAAGAAAGTTTTTGACAGCAAGGATGTCGTCAGACACTTCGATTGTCGTGTATGGATCACAGTCTCTCAATCATATAATGTTGAAGAGTTGCTGAAGGACATGCTAATAAAGTTTTTCAAAGAAAAAGGAGACAATGCTCCTAGGGATATTTCTCGAATGGATCGAGGGTCATTGACAGATGAGGTGAGAAACTACTTGAAGCAAAAAAGGTACGTTGTCGTGTTTGATGATGTTTGGAATGTACATTTTTGGGATGATATTGAATTTGCTGTAATTGATAATAAACATGGAAGTAAGGTATTGATAACAACTAGGAACCTAGATGTTGTGGTGTCTTGTGGAAAATCTTCTTTCATTGAGGTGCTTAAGTTGGAACCTTTAACTCAAGAACAATCTTTGGAGTTGTTCAATAAGAAGGCATTTAAATTTGACCATGATGGGTGCTGTCCAAAAGAGCTCATTGGTATAGCCAATGAAATTGTTCAAAAATGCAATGGCTTACCACTAGCAATTGTTGCCATTGGTGGTCTTTTGTCTACAAGAGAGAAAACTGGGTTTGAGTGGCTTAGATTTAGAGAAAACTTAAATTTAGAACTAAAGAAAGACACCCATTTAATAGGTATAAAAGAAATTCTTGGTCTAAGCTATGATGATTTGCCTTATTATCTCAAGTCATGCTTGTTGTATTTTGTAATATATCCAGAAGATTACGTAGTTAGATCAAAGAGAGTGATTCGACAATGGATAGCTGAAGGGTTTGTGAAGGAGGAAAGGGGGAAGACTTTGGAAGAAGTAGCTGAAAGATATTTTATGGAATTAATCCATAGAAACTTGGTGCAAGTATCTTTGTTAAGAATTGATGGTAAAGTTAAACATTGTCGTGTTCATGATCTAATACGCGAGATGATCCTTGAAAAAAATGAGGATTTGAATTTTTGCAAGCATATTAGTGATGGTGGACAATCAACCTTAAGCGGAATAACTAGACGCTTATTAGTAACAACTGCATTAACAAGCACCAGTTTTTATGATTTAATTCCGAACACTGAAAAGTCGCACG containing:
- the LOC127084816 gene encoding disease resistance protein RPM1 isoform X2 — translated: MAEMAVSLAVDQLLPLLRKEANLLRGIHKEFADIKDELESIQAFLKDADKRAATAEGDNTSEGVKTWVKQVREASFRIEDIIDDYMIQVGQQPPHPGCVALFHKLKSMIPRRRIASEIQDVKSYIRGMKERSEKYGFQRTLEQRSSSSREGRNSKWHDPRVSALYIEESEVVGFEVPRKRLTDWMVEGREERTVVSVVGMGGQGKTTLAKKVFDSKDVVRHFDCRVWITVSQSYNVEELLKDMLIKFFKEKGDNAPRDISRMDRGSLTDEVRNYLKQKRYVVVFDDVWNVHFWDDIEFAVIDNKHGSKVLITTRNLDVVVSCGKSSFIEVLKLEPLTQEQSLELFNKKAFKFDHDGCCPKELIGIANEIVQKCNGLPLAIVAIGGLLSTREKTGFEWLRFRENLNLELKKDTHLIGIKEILGLSYDDLPYYLKSCLLYFVIYPEDYVVRSKRVIRQWIAEGFVKEERGKTLEEVAERYFMELIHRNLVQVSLLRIDGKVKHCRVHDLIREMILEKNEDLNFCKHISDGGQSTLSGITRRLLVTTALTSTSFYDLIPNTEKSHVRSLFIFGNNASTFLSFGRIPTKFRLLKILDYERVRLLHVPNEVRSLIHLKYLSFNYIRDGKIPKSIGMLQNLETLEVRDTDTLQLPKEISKLRQLRHLIGTNISLIELKNGIGEMTSLQTLRNIDLDMDGAAEVIKELGKLKQIRDLGLINVHEEDGSIISSSINEMQHMEKLFVASYKNFHNLDDLHLNSTSTMVRKLTLIGRLEKLPEWIPELQNLVC